A genomic region of Thunnus albacares chromosome 4, fThuAlb1.1, whole genome shotgun sequence contains the following coding sequences:
- the LOC122980351 gene encoding tensin-2-like isoform X1: protein MGCIHSTSTGRLKKHGPDAGGIPVKAPEVHPEILQLAELAKAGSHAFTERSFKKRRLCDVCKQNIDDPGAFCKECKTAVHKTCEAKVSPTCISTTDQQDSIKSTSQKKRGSIPRSKSVEQVMERVMERHYDFDLTYITERIISVFFLPDLEEQRYRRNLQEVASMLKSKHQDKFLLLNLSEKRHDITRLNPKVQDYGWPDLHAPPLDRICAVCKAMETWLTSDPNNVVVLHCKGNKGKTGVIVAAYMHYSKISAGADQALTTLAMRKFCEDKVSSSLQPSQNRYIYYFGGLLSGTIKMNSSPLFLHQILIPSLPNFQAGGGFYPFLKIYQSLQLVYTSGVYDPQTSRARKLCVTMEPALLLKGDIMVKCYHRRSRAAEREVMFRVQFHTCTVHGAQLWFGKTELDLACTDDRFPPDATVEFIFSNGPEKMKGREYRKNDASIKVDYNTSDPVVRWDSYENFNLHHQDSMENIAHTRGPLDGSLYAQVRKRRGPGSTASAASPNGCLTSSPTVKSPAPSRPQTLTYTPDSSRSSVPSDHLDDPSTAHLERQNTDCSLRSGGEDETRQKSRGKERDRETAILDDGDPSSAGGLRREHSCCGRAGTKCGDVGWEREREPCLSNGHCVGRCNSIKKHPKSQTLPALPSKSVSPPPHLTRMELCHRHSSHPLPELPWERPPPTPALPCLHRPCFPYSSPEHPHPHSHTLPASNRLCSGDDCHLFHYSSHAPSSHLSHQSLPSSPYREMFFGSPTPSSGCPCRECSSRREHQSASVRTFHPLHPNQSENPHWPQGAGIQQTIEAPPLWESENPWEVAREAEFWQCKSAMPAFRICHSTLDQGPNPEQPRFALVPHQSYPSPQSLMDMRDGASSGYHTPPPPRHSCPCSPYQSSPAESHESRGYASGYHSGSASPLPASSPSPGRGRLPETPSVAREQQHIEHHKVEKAKVGVEDDISQGSEGKSDSNGQSSTPGLDSDHDYTLIGSSSPTHTEDSVNADSTSQSHESFTPLESNTNSNKTTTPVLTETPTQSSNISMSSTEQSSEPSQSLSSEGMSGEAKVTGNAEGTNQLQTSTHAAIIITPVQVQLNGSTLPGNTPSNSSKGVSMNPSPSLSSTPSTTSPNSPIDSPDIQSPPQRSSLATDTAGQRLTPDRDSSVDTKPPSPVPDGYHTPTFPLASYYYPLLNVPHVPYTGYTAVTIPAFQPPLPEKKRLSSTPGSLNGHNSLLRVSSAPSPTHHVSFSPSVGEQRRGSAQSSSKEEADIRVNAKFVQDSSKYWYKPGISRDQAIAVLKDKEPGTFLIRDSNSFQGAYGLALKVATPPPNANITGSKGDPLEQLVRHFLIETGPRGVKIKGCQNESYFGSLSALVYQHSITPISLPCALRIPEKDLVGELQEMQSATNTSTAADLLKQGAACNVLYLNSVETESLTGPEAVSKATKCTLALSPRPMATVVHFKVSAQGITLTDSKRRLFFRRHYPISSVTFSSLDPQDQRWTNCDSTSSKMFGFVARRTGSATENVCHLFAEMDPEQPAVAIVNFINKVMLGPQLRR from the exons CTTGCCAAAGCAGGAAGCCACGCCTTCACAGAGAGGAGCTTCAAGAAGAGACGCTTGTGCGATGTATGCAAGCAGAACATCGACGACCCTGGGGCTTTCTGCAAGG AGTGCAAGACTGCAGTTCACAAAACATGTGAAGCCAAG GTGTCTCCCACCTGTATCTCAACAACGGACCAG CAGGACTCCATTAAATCAACATCACAGAAGAAAAGAGGCTCCATACCAAG GAGTAAAAGTGTGGAACAAGTGATGGAGCGTGTGATGGAGCGCCACTACGATTTTGACCTCACCTACATCACGGAGAGGAtcatctctgtcttcttcttgcCAGACCTGGAGGAACAGCGGTACCGCCGAAACCTACAGGAAGTGGCCTCCATGCTTAAATCCAAGCACCAAGACAAGTTCCTG CTCCTGAATTTATCAGAGAAGAGACATGACATCACCAGACTGAACCCAAAG GTGCAGGACTACGGCTGGCCTGATCTTCATGCCCCACCTCTGGATAGGATCTGTGCTGTATGTAAGGCCATGGAGACCtggctgacctctgaccccaatAATGTAGTGGTCCTCCACTGCAAG GGAAACAAAGGGAAGACAGGGGTCATCGTGGCAGCCTACATGCACTACAGCAAGATATCAGCAGG AGCGGACCAGGCTCTCACCACACTAGCCATGAGGAAGTTCTGTGAAGACAAAGTCTCCTCTTCCCTACAGCCCTCGCAGAACAG GTACATCTACTACTTTGGTGGTCTGCTGTCAGGTACCATCAAAATGAACAGCAGTCCTCTGTTCCTCCACCAGATCCTCATCCCCTCATTACCAAACTTCCAGGCAGGAGGAG GTTTCTATCCATTCCTGAAGATCTACCAGTCTCTACAGCTGGTTTACACCTCAGGCGTCTA cGATCCCCAGACCTCCAGGGCAAGGAAGCTGTGTGTGACTATGGAGCCAGCACTATTATTAAAGGGGGACATTATG gTAAAGTGCTACCACCGACGGAGCCGAGCAGCAGAAAGAGAGGTGATGTTCAGGGTCCAGTTCCATACCTGCACCGTTCACGGAGCCCAGCTGTGGTTTGGCAAGACTGAACTCGACCTAGCCTGCACAG ATGACAGGTTCCCTCCTGATGCTACAGTCGAGTTTATCTTCTCTAACGGGCCAGAAAAAATGAAAG GTCGCGAATACCGCAAGAATGACGCCTCCATTAAAGTGGACTACAACACTTCAGACCCTGTGGTCAGATGGGATTCGTATGAGAACTTCAACCTGCACCACCAAGACAGTATGGAAA ATATCGCTCATACGAGGGGCCCCCTGGACGGCAGTCTGTACGCCCAAGTGAGGAAGCGTCGTGGACCGGGCTCAACTGCCTCAGCAGCATCACCCAACGGTTGCCTTACCAGTAGCCCGACAGTGAAGTCACCAGCTCCCAGCCGGCCCCAGACTCTCACCTACACCCCTGACTCCAGCCGTTCTTCAGTGCCCTCTGATCATTTGGATGATCCTTCTACAGCTCACCTTGAAAGACAAAACACTGACTGTTCACTGAGGAGTGGAGGAGAAgatgaaacaagacagaaaTCACGAGGGAAAGAAAGGGATAGAGAGACAGCGATTTTAGATGATGGAGACCCGTCAAGCGCAGGGGGGTTGAGGCGAGAGCATTCATGTTGTGGTCGAGCAGGTACAAAGTGTGGCGATGTgggatgggagagggagagagagcccTGCCTCTCTAATGGTCACTGTGTTGGACGTTGCAACAGTAttaaaaaacatccaaaaagtCAAACTCTGCCGGCCTTACCATCCAAATCTGTgtcccctcctcctcatctgaCTCGTATGGAACTCTGCCATCGCCATAGCTCCCACCCTTTACCAGAGTTACCATGGGAACGTCCACCGCCAACCCCAGCCTTGCCCTGTCTCCACAGGCCATGTTTCCCTTATTCCTCTCCTGAACACCCACACCCACATAGTCATACCCTCCCAGCCTCAAACAGACTCTGCAGTGGGGACGATTGTCACCTCTTCCATTATTCTAGCCATGCCCCATCCTCTCATCTCTCCCACCAATCACTGCCCTCTAGCCCTTACAGGGAAATGTTCTTTGGCTCTCCAACACCTTCTTCTGGTTGTCCCTGTCGTGAGTGCTCCAGCAGGCGAGAGCACCAGTCAGCCTCAGTCAGAACATTCCACCCATTGCACCCAAACCAATCAGAAAACCCACACTGGCCCCAAGGAGCAGGGATACAACAGACAATAGAGGCGCCTCCTCTATGGGAAAGTGAAAATCCATGGGAAGTGGCAAGAGAGGCAGAGTTCTGGCAGTGCAAATCAGCCATGCCAGCATTTCGCATCTGCCACTCCACTTTGGACCAGGGTCCAAACCCGGAGCAGCCTAGATTTGCCCTTGTACCTCACCAAAGCTATCCCAGTCCCCAGTCTCTGATGGATATGCGGGATGGAGCCAGCAGTGGGTACCacacccctccacctccccgcCACTCTTGCCCCTGCTCTCCTTATCAGTCATCTCCAGCCGAAAGCCACGAGAGTCGGGGTTACGCCTCAGGGTACCACTCTGGGTCAGCCTCTCCTCTGCCTGCTAGTAGCCCCTCTCCTGGAAGAGGCAGGCTGCCCGAAACCCCCTCTGTAGCCAGAGAACAACAGCATATTGAGCATCACAAAG TGGAAAAGGCCAAAGTTGGTGTGGAGGATGACATATCCCAGGGTTCAGAGGGTAAATCTGACTCTAATGGCCAGTCAAGCACCCCTGGACTTGACTCTGATCATGACTACACACTTATTGGTAGCAGcagccccacacacacagaagacag TGTAAACGCTGATAGCACTTCTCAAAGCCACGAAAGCTTTACACCTCTGGAATCCAACACAAATAGCAACAAAACTACCACACCAGTACTGACAGAAACCCCAACCCAATCTTCCAACATATCCATGAGCTCCACAGAACAATCAAGTGAGCCTTCTCAGAGTTTGAGCTCTGAGGGTATGAGTGGAGAAGCCAAGGTTACAGGAAATGCAGAGGGTACTAATCAGTTACAAACTTCAACCCATGCCGCGATCATCATCACCCCAGTCCAAGTGCAACTCAATGGCTCGACCCTTCCTGGTAATACCCCATCTAACAGCAGCAAAGGTGTATCCATGAATCCTTCTCCCAGTCTCAGTTCTACCCCCTCCACCACTTCCCCAAATTCTCCCATTGACTCCCCAGACATTCAGTCTCCCCCTCAACGCTCTTCGCTGGCTACAGACACAGCAGGACAAAGACTGACTCCGGACAGAGACAGCTCGGTTGACACCAAACCGCCATCTCCTGTGCCCGACGGATATCATACACCAACCTTCCCCTTAGCATCCTATTACTACCCATTACTAAATGTCCCCCATGTCCCATACACCGGGTACACTGCAGTCACTATCCCCGCCTTTCAGCCACCGCTCCCAGAGAAGAAACGCCTTTCATCAACACCAGGATCCCTGAATGGACACAACTCTCTTCTCCGGGTCTCCTCAGCTCCTTCCCCAACGCACCACGTTAGTTTCTCCCCCTCTGTGGGAGAGCAAAGACGAGGGTCTGCACAGTCCAGCAGTAAGGAGGAGGCAGATATCAGGGTCAATGCAAAGTTTGTCCAGGACAGCTCCAAGTATTGGTACAAACCAGGCATCTCCAGAGACCAAG CCATAGCTGTATTGAAGGACAAGGAACCAGGAACTTTCCTCATCAGAGACAGTAACTCCTTCCAGGGGGCCTATGGCCTGGCCCTCAAGGTGGCCACCCCTCCTCCTAATGCCAACATCACTGGCAGCAAAG GGGATCCCCTGGAACAGCTGGTGAGACACTTCCTCATCGAGACTGGGCCACGGGGAGTGAAGATCAAGGGCTGTCAGAATGAGTCCTACTTCG gaAGTTTATCTGCCCTGGTGTACCAACATTCAATCACTCCCATCTCTCTGCCATGTGCCCTTCGCATTCCAGAAAAAG ATCTGGTCGGGGAGCTTCAAGAGATGCAGAGTGCAACAAACACGAGCACAGCGGCTGACCTCCTCAAACAAGGAGCAG CTTGCAACGTGCTCTACCTGAACTCTGTGGAGACCGAATCGTTGACGGGGCCCGAGGCGGTTTCCAAAGCAACCAAATGCACTCTGGCTCTGAGTCCACGTCCCATGGCAACAGTGGTCCACTTCAAAGTGTCTGCTCAGGGCATCACTCTAACTGACAGCAAAAGAAG GCTATTTTTCAGGAGGCACTACCCAATCAGCAGTGTGACTTTCAGCAGTCTTGACCCCCAAGACCAGAG GTGGACTAATTGTGATAGCACGTCAAGCAA GATGTTTGGCTTTGTGGCCAGGCGGACAGGCAGTGCTACAGAGAATGTGTGTCACCTATTTGCAGAGATGGACCCTGAACAACCTGCTGTAGCCATTGTCAACTTTATCAACAAGGTTATGTTGGGGCCACAGCTACGCAGATGA
- the LOC122980351 gene encoding tensin-2-like isoform X2, which yields MGCIHSTSTGRLKKHGPDAGGIPVKAPEVHPEILQLAELAKAGSHAFTERSFKKRRLCDVCKQNIDDPGAFCKECKTAVHKTCEAKVSPTCISTTDQDSIKSTSQKKRGSIPRSKSVEQVMERVMERHYDFDLTYITERIISVFFLPDLEEQRYRRNLQEVASMLKSKHQDKFLLLNLSEKRHDITRLNPKVQDYGWPDLHAPPLDRICAVCKAMETWLTSDPNNVVVLHCKGNKGKTGVIVAAYMHYSKISAGADQALTTLAMRKFCEDKVSSSLQPSQNRYIYYFGGLLSGTIKMNSSPLFLHQILIPSLPNFQAGGGFYPFLKIYQSLQLVYTSGVYDPQTSRARKLCVTMEPALLLKGDIMVKCYHRRSRAAEREVMFRVQFHTCTVHGAQLWFGKTELDLACTDDRFPPDATVEFIFSNGPEKMKGREYRKNDASIKVDYNTSDPVVRWDSYENFNLHHQDSMENIAHTRGPLDGSLYAQVRKRRGPGSTASAASPNGCLTSSPTVKSPAPSRPQTLTYTPDSSRSSVPSDHLDDPSTAHLERQNTDCSLRSGGEDETRQKSRGKERDRETAILDDGDPSSAGGLRREHSCCGRAGTKCGDVGWEREREPCLSNGHCVGRCNSIKKHPKSQTLPALPSKSVSPPPHLTRMELCHRHSSHPLPELPWERPPPTPALPCLHRPCFPYSSPEHPHPHSHTLPASNRLCSGDDCHLFHYSSHAPSSHLSHQSLPSSPYREMFFGSPTPSSGCPCRECSSRREHQSASVRTFHPLHPNQSENPHWPQGAGIQQTIEAPPLWESENPWEVAREAEFWQCKSAMPAFRICHSTLDQGPNPEQPRFALVPHQSYPSPQSLMDMRDGASSGYHTPPPPRHSCPCSPYQSSPAESHESRGYASGYHSGSASPLPASSPSPGRGRLPETPSVAREQQHIEHHKVEKAKVGVEDDISQGSEGKSDSNGQSSTPGLDSDHDYTLIGSSSPTHTEDSVNADSTSQSHESFTPLESNTNSNKTTTPVLTETPTQSSNISMSSTEQSSEPSQSLSSEGMSGEAKVTGNAEGTNQLQTSTHAAIIITPVQVQLNGSTLPGNTPSNSSKGVSMNPSPSLSSTPSTTSPNSPIDSPDIQSPPQRSSLATDTAGQRLTPDRDSSVDTKPPSPVPDGYHTPTFPLASYYYPLLNVPHVPYTGYTAVTIPAFQPPLPEKKRLSSTPGSLNGHNSLLRVSSAPSPTHHVSFSPSVGEQRRGSAQSSSKEEADIRVNAKFVQDSSKYWYKPGISRDQAIAVLKDKEPGTFLIRDSNSFQGAYGLALKVATPPPNANITGSKGDPLEQLVRHFLIETGPRGVKIKGCQNESYFGSLSALVYQHSITPISLPCALRIPEKDLVGELQEMQSATNTSTAADLLKQGAACNVLYLNSVETESLTGPEAVSKATKCTLALSPRPMATVVHFKVSAQGITLTDSKRRLFFRRHYPISSVTFSSLDPQDQRWTNCDSTSSKMFGFVARRTGSATENVCHLFAEMDPEQPAVAIVNFINKVMLGPQLRR from the exons CTTGCCAAAGCAGGAAGCCACGCCTTCACAGAGAGGAGCTTCAAGAAGAGACGCTTGTGCGATGTATGCAAGCAGAACATCGACGACCCTGGGGCTTTCTGCAAGG AGTGCAAGACTGCAGTTCACAAAACATGTGAAGCCAAG GTGTCTCCCACCTGTATCTCAACAACGGACCAG GACTCCATTAAATCAACATCACAGAAGAAAAGAGGCTCCATACCAAG GAGTAAAAGTGTGGAACAAGTGATGGAGCGTGTGATGGAGCGCCACTACGATTTTGACCTCACCTACATCACGGAGAGGAtcatctctgtcttcttcttgcCAGACCTGGAGGAACAGCGGTACCGCCGAAACCTACAGGAAGTGGCCTCCATGCTTAAATCCAAGCACCAAGACAAGTTCCTG CTCCTGAATTTATCAGAGAAGAGACATGACATCACCAGACTGAACCCAAAG GTGCAGGACTACGGCTGGCCTGATCTTCATGCCCCACCTCTGGATAGGATCTGTGCTGTATGTAAGGCCATGGAGACCtggctgacctctgaccccaatAATGTAGTGGTCCTCCACTGCAAG GGAAACAAAGGGAAGACAGGGGTCATCGTGGCAGCCTACATGCACTACAGCAAGATATCAGCAGG AGCGGACCAGGCTCTCACCACACTAGCCATGAGGAAGTTCTGTGAAGACAAAGTCTCCTCTTCCCTACAGCCCTCGCAGAACAG GTACATCTACTACTTTGGTGGTCTGCTGTCAGGTACCATCAAAATGAACAGCAGTCCTCTGTTCCTCCACCAGATCCTCATCCCCTCATTACCAAACTTCCAGGCAGGAGGAG GTTTCTATCCATTCCTGAAGATCTACCAGTCTCTACAGCTGGTTTACACCTCAGGCGTCTA cGATCCCCAGACCTCCAGGGCAAGGAAGCTGTGTGTGACTATGGAGCCAGCACTATTATTAAAGGGGGACATTATG gTAAAGTGCTACCACCGACGGAGCCGAGCAGCAGAAAGAGAGGTGATGTTCAGGGTCCAGTTCCATACCTGCACCGTTCACGGAGCCCAGCTGTGGTTTGGCAAGACTGAACTCGACCTAGCCTGCACAG ATGACAGGTTCCCTCCTGATGCTACAGTCGAGTTTATCTTCTCTAACGGGCCAGAAAAAATGAAAG GTCGCGAATACCGCAAGAATGACGCCTCCATTAAAGTGGACTACAACACTTCAGACCCTGTGGTCAGATGGGATTCGTATGAGAACTTCAACCTGCACCACCAAGACAGTATGGAAA ATATCGCTCATACGAGGGGCCCCCTGGACGGCAGTCTGTACGCCCAAGTGAGGAAGCGTCGTGGACCGGGCTCAACTGCCTCAGCAGCATCACCCAACGGTTGCCTTACCAGTAGCCCGACAGTGAAGTCACCAGCTCCCAGCCGGCCCCAGACTCTCACCTACACCCCTGACTCCAGCCGTTCTTCAGTGCCCTCTGATCATTTGGATGATCCTTCTACAGCTCACCTTGAAAGACAAAACACTGACTGTTCACTGAGGAGTGGAGGAGAAgatgaaacaagacagaaaTCACGAGGGAAAGAAAGGGATAGAGAGACAGCGATTTTAGATGATGGAGACCCGTCAAGCGCAGGGGGGTTGAGGCGAGAGCATTCATGTTGTGGTCGAGCAGGTACAAAGTGTGGCGATGTgggatgggagagggagagagagcccTGCCTCTCTAATGGTCACTGTGTTGGACGTTGCAACAGTAttaaaaaacatccaaaaagtCAAACTCTGCCGGCCTTACCATCCAAATCTGTgtcccctcctcctcatctgaCTCGTATGGAACTCTGCCATCGCCATAGCTCCCACCCTTTACCAGAGTTACCATGGGAACGTCCACCGCCAACCCCAGCCTTGCCCTGTCTCCACAGGCCATGTTTCCCTTATTCCTCTCCTGAACACCCACACCCACATAGTCATACCCTCCCAGCCTCAAACAGACTCTGCAGTGGGGACGATTGTCACCTCTTCCATTATTCTAGCCATGCCCCATCCTCTCATCTCTCCCACCAATCACTGCCCTCTAGCCCTTACAGGGAAATGTTCTTTGGCTCTCCAACACCTTCTTCTGGTTGTCCCTGTCGTGAGTGCTCCAGCAGGCGAGAGCACCAGTCAGCCTCAGTCAGAACATTCCACCCATTGCACCCAAACCAATCAGAAAACCCACACTGGCCCCAAGGAGCAGGGATACAACAGACAATAGAGGCGCCTCCTCTATGGGAAAGTGAAAATCCATGGGAAGTGGCAAGAGAGGCAGAGTTCTGGCAGTGCAAATCAGCCATGCCAGCATTTCGCATCTGCCACTCCACTTTGGACCAGGGTCCAAACCCGGAGCAGCCTAGATTTGCCCTTGTACCTCACCAAAGCTATCCCAGTCCCCAGTCTCTGATGGATATGCGGGATGGAGCCAGCAGTGGGTACCacacccctccacctccccgcCACTCTTGCCCCTGCTCTCCTTATCAGTCATCTCCAGCCGAAAGCCACGAGAGTCGGGGTTACGCCTCAGGGTACCACTCTGGGTCAGCCTCTCCTCTGCCTGCTAGTAGCCCCTCTCCTGGAAGAGGCAGGCTGCCCGAAACCCCCTCTGTAGCCAGAGAACAACAGCATATTGAGCATCACAAAG TGGAAAAGGCCAAAGTTGGTGTGGAGGATGACATATCCCAGGGTTCAGAGGGTAAATCTGACTCTAATGGCCAGTCAAGCACCCCTGGACTTGACTCTGATCATGACTACACACTTATTGGTAGCAGcagccccacacacacagaagacag TGTAAACGCTGATAGCACTTCTCAAAGCCACGAAAGCTTTACACCTCTGGAATCCAACACAAATAGCAACAAAACTACCACACCAGTACTGACAGAAACCCCAACCCAATCTTCCAACATATCCATGAGCTCCACAGAACAATCAAGTGAGCCTTCTCAGAGTTTGAGCTCTGAGGGTATGAGTGGAGAAGCCAAGGTTACAGGAAATGCAGAGGGTACTAATCAGTTACAAACTTCAACCCATGCCGCGATCATCATCACCCCAGTCCAAGTGCAACTCAATGGCTCGACCCTTCCTGGTAATACCCCATCTAACAGCAGCAAAGGTGTATCCATGAATCCTTCTCCCAGTCTCAGTTCTACCCCCTCCACCACTTCCCCAAATTCTCCCATTGACTCCCCAGACATTCAGTCTCCCCCTCAACGCTCTTCGCTGGCTACAGACACAGCAGGACAAAGACTGACTCCGGACAGAGACAGCTCGGTTGACACCAAACCGCCATCTCCTGTGCCCGACGGATATCATACACCAACCTTCCCCTTAGCATCCTATTACTACCCATTACTAAATGTCCCCCATGTCCCATACACCGGGTACACTGCAGTCACTATCCCCGCCTTTCAGCCACCGCTCCCAGAGAAGAAACGCCTTTCATCAACACCAGGATCCCTGAATGGACACAACTCTCTTCTCCGGGTCTCCTCAGCTCCTTCCCCAACGCACCACGTTAGTTTCTCCCCCTCTGTGGGAGAGCAAAGACGAGGGTCTGCACAGTCCAGCAGTAAGGAGGAGGCAGATATCAGGGTCAATGCAAAGTTTGTCCAGGACAGCTCCAAGTATTGGTACAAACCAGGCATCTCCAGAGACCAAG CCATAGCTGTATTGAAGGACAAGGAACCAGGAACTTTCCTCATCAGAGACAGTAACTCCTTCCAGGGGGCCTATGGCCTGGCCCTCAAGGTGGCCACCCCTCCTCCTAATGCCAACATCACTGGCAGCAAAG GGGATCCCCTGGAACAGCTGGTGAGACACTTCCTCATCGAGACTGGGCCACGGGGAGTGAAGATCAAGGGCTGTCAGAATGAGTCCTACTTCG gaAGTTTATCTGCCCTGGTGTACCAACATTCAATCACTCCCATCTCTCTGCCATGTGCCCTTCGCATTCCAGAAAAAG ATCTGGTCGGGGAGCTTCAAGAGATGCAGAGTGCAACAAACACGAGCACAGCGGCTGACCTCCTCAAACAAGGAGCAG CTTGCAACGTGCTCTACCTGAACTCTGTGGAGACCGAATCGTTGACGGGGCCCGAGGCGGTTTCCAAAGCAACCAAATGCACTCTGGCTCTGAGTCCACGTCCCATGGCAACAGTGGTCCACTTCAAAGTGTCTGCTCAGGGCATCACTCTAACTGACAGCAAAAGAAG GCTATTTTTCAGGAGGCACTACCCAATCAGCAGTGTGACTTTCAGCAGTCTTGACCCCCAAGACCAGAG GTGGACTAATTGTGATAGCACGTCAAGCAA GATGTTTGGCTTTGTGGCCAGGCGGACAGGCAGTGCTACAGAGAATGTGTGTCACCTATTTGCAGAGATGGACCCTGAACAACCTGCTGTAGCCATTGTCAACTTTATCAACAAGGTTATGTTGGGGCCACAGCTACGCAGATGA